A window of the Gloeothece verrucosa PCC 7822 genome harbors these coding sequences:
- a CDS encoding beta strand repeat-containing protein, which translates to MTNSLTVNYTVGGIAVFNSDYTSSGVASFGVGLGTVTFAPGASTATVIIDPIPDQAIETNETVALTLSSSVNYLIGTTTAVIGTINNDDNALPSITLAVNPTSVNEDGTTNLIYTFTRTGSTANALTVNFGVGGTATWNSDYTSSGAASFTSTSGTVTFAANSSTATVTIDPTSDTTIETNETVALTLSSSANYTVGTTSAVTGTILNDDNPLPSITLAVNPTSVNEDGTTNLIYTFTRTGSTANALTVNFGVGGSATFNSDYTSSGAASFTSTSGTVTFAANSSTATLTIDPTSDTTIETNETVALTLSSSANYTVGTTSAVTGTIINDDVSLPTITLAVSPSSVNEDGTTNLIYTFTRTGSTEGALSVNFGVGGSATFNSDYTSSGAASFTSTSGTVTFAANSSTATLTIDPTSDTTIESDETVALTLSSSANYTVGTTSAVTGTIINDDVLPTITLAVSPTSVNEDGTTNLIYTFTRTGSTEGALSVNFGVGGSATFNNDYTSSGAASFSATTGSITFAANNNQASLTLNPTGDTTVESHETVSITLLDNTAYIKGTTAAVIATINNDDGDNNNNELIGGPGADDLDGQLGNDTMIGGDGNDTYTVDSSGDLIVENPNAGTDTVKTYLSYILGENLEYLTLLGISNLNATGNNLNNSLTGNNGNNILTDFQGNDTLDGKGGDDTLIGGVGNDVYIVDSIQDIITENTDEGTDSVNASVSYTISANLEKLTLTGTGNIDGVGNNLNNTITGNSGNNTLIGYEGNDSLDGKGGNDTLIGGLGNDVYTVDSIDDAITENLAEGTDSVNTSVSYTLSANLEKLTLTGTGNLEGIGNSLDNTLTGNSGNNTLKGNEGNDSLDGKAGSDTLVGGSGNDVYTVDHINDVITENLAEGTDSVNASVSFTLGDNLENLTLTGSSNLTGTGNSSNNTLTGNTGANILSAGGGNDSVNGGNGDDTLYGGDGNDTMIGGAGNDVFDGGNGDDRLTGGAGSDSFTGGGGVNTFVINPLTDSLLANFDRIGDLKIGVDLIDGSGAVGAASVMKLGEVTQLSEAAIASVFNSTNFVKNGAAIFTFVEGTTTRTFLALNNGTAGFSASTDAIIEITGYTGDLTNLAII; encoded by the coding sequence ATGACTAATTCCCTTACGGTTAATTATACAGTTGGAGGAATTGCAGTCTTTAATAGTGATTATACTTCCTCTGGTGTGGCAAGTTTTGGGGTTGGTTTAGGAACAGTTACGTTTGCTCCTGGTGCATCTACGGCTACAGTCATTATAGACCCAATTCCAGATCAAGCGATTGAAACTAACGAAACAGTTGCTTTAACTCTAAGTAGTTCAGTTAACTATCTAATTGGGACAACCACAGCAGTAATAGGGACAATTAATAATGATGATAATGCCCTTCCTAGCATAACCCTTGCTGTTAATCCTACCTCAGTCAATGAAGACGGAACTACTAATTTAATTTATACCTTTACTCGTACAGGTTCAACCGCCAATGCTTTAACAGTTAACTTTGGTGTGGGAGGTACTGCTACCTGGAACAGTGATTATACTTCCTCCGGTGCGGCGAGTTTTACCTCTACTAGCGGAACAGTCACTTTTGCCGCTAATTCATCCACAGCTACGGTAACCATAGATCCCACCTCTGATACAACCATTGAAACCAATGAAACCGTTGCCTTAACCCTCAGTAGTTCAGCTAATTATACTGTAGGAACAACAAGCGCAGTGACAGGAACCATTCTTAATGATGATAATCCCCTTCCTAGCATAACCCTTGCTGTTAATCCTACCTCAGTCAATGAAGACGGAACGACTAATTTAATTTATACCTTTACTCGTACAGGTTCAACCGCCAATGCTTTAACAGTTAACTTTGGTGTAGGAGGTAGTGCTACCTTTAACAGTGATTATACTTCCTCCGGTGCGGCGAGTTTTACCTCTACTAGCGGAACAGTCACTTTTGCCGCCAATTCATCTACAGCTACGCTAACCATAGATCCCACCTCTGATACAACCATTGAAACCAATGAAACCGTTGCTTTAACCCTCAGTAGTTCAGCTAATTATACTGTAGGAACAACAAGCGCAGTAACAGGAACAATTATTAATGATGATGTTAGTCTTCCTACCATTACTCTTGCTGTTAGTCCAAGTTCAGTCAATGAAGACGGAACGACTAATTTAATTTATACCTTTACTCGTACAGGTTCAACCGAAGGCGCTTTAAGCGTTAACTTTGGTGTGGGAGGTAGTGCTACCTTTAACAGTGATTATACTTCCTCCGGTGCGGCGAGTTTTACCTCTACTAGCGGAACAGTCACTTTTGCCGCCAATTCATCTACAGCTACGCTAACCATAGATCCCACCTCTGATACAACCATTGAAAGCGATGAAACCGTTGCTTTAACCCTCAGTAGTTCAGCCAATTATACTGTAGGAACAACAAGCGCAGTAACAGGAACAATTATTAATGATGATGTTCTTCCCACTATTACCCTTGCCGTTAGTCCTACCTCAGTCAATGAAGACGGAACTACTAACTTAATTTATACCTTTACCCGTACAGGTTCAACCGAAGGCGCTTTAAGCGTTAACTTTGGTGTGGGAGGTAGTGCTACCTTTAACAATGATTATACTTCCTCCGGTGCGGCGAGTTTTTCAGCTACGACAGGAAGTATTACCTTTGCGGCTAATAATAATCAAGCATCCCTAACTCTTAATCCCACAGGTGATACTACTGTTGAATCCCATGAAACGGTTAGCATTACTCTTTTAGATAACACAGCCTATATTAAAGGTACAACGGCGGCGGTTATCGCTACCATTAACAATGATGATGGAGACAATAACAATAACGAACTTATCGGCGGGCCCGGGGCCGACGATCTTGACGGCCAATTGGGAAATGATACGATGATTGGTGGCGATGGTAATGATACTTATACCGTCGATAGTAGCGGCGATTTGATTGTTGAAAATCCTAACGCCGGCACCGATACCGTTAAAACTTACCTTAGCTATATCCTAGGAGAAAATCTTGAATATTTAACCTTACTTGGCATAAGCAACCTTAACGCAACCGGTAACAATCTTAATAACAGCTTGACTGGCAATAATGGTAATAATATTCTGACGGATTTTCAAGGAAACGATACCCTCGATGGAAAAGGAGGAGACGATACCTTAATCGGTGGTGTTGGAAATGATGTTTACATAGTTGATAGCATTCAGGATATCATTACTGAAAATACCGATGAAGGGACTGATAGTGTTAACGCTTCGGTTAGCTATACAATAAGTGCTAATCTCGAAAAATTAACTTTAACCGGTACCGGCAACATTGACGGGGTAGGTAATAATCTTAATAATACTATCACGGGCAATAGTGGTAATAACACTCTAATAGGTTATGAAGGTAATGATAGCCTTGATGGGAAGGGGGGCAATGATACGTTAATCGGCGGCTTAGGGAATGATGTTTACACCGTTGATAGTATCGATGATGCCATTACCGAAAACTTGGCCGAAGGGACTGACAGTGTTAACACTTCGGTTAGCTATACCTTAAGTGCTAATCTCGAAAAATTAACTTTAACCGGTACCGGCAACCTTGAAGGTATAGGAAATAGTCTTGATAATACTCTCACCGGCAATAGTGGTAATAATACTTTAAAGGGAAATGAAGGCAATGATAGCCTTGATGGGAAAGCGGGTAGCGATACTCTTGTTGGCGGAAGCGGAAATGATGTTTACACCGTCGATCATATCAATGATGTCATTACTGAAAATCTGGCCGAAGGAACTGATAGCGTTAACGCTTCGGTTAGCTTTACCCTTGGGGATAATTTAGAAAATCTTACCCTCACGGGTAGTAGTAATCTCACAGGAACCGGCAACAGTAGTAATAATACTTTGACTGGTAACACAGGAGCTAATATTTTATCGGCAGGAGGCGGTAATGATAGTGTTAATGGCGGTAATGGTGACGACACCCTCTACGGAGGGGACGGAAATGATACGATGATTGGTGGTGCGGGTAATGATGTTTTCGACGGGGGAAACGGTGATGATAGACTTACCGGTGGGGCAGGTTCTGATTCGTTCACAGGCGGCGGCGGCGTTAATACATTCGTGATTAATCCTTTAACTGATTCCTTATTAGCTAATTTTGACCGTATCGGCGATCTTAAGATTGGTGTAGACTTGATTGATGGTTCTGGTGCTGTAGGAGCCGCATCAGTGATGAAGTTAGGAGAAGTCACCCAATTAAGTGAAGCCGCCATCGCATCGGTATTTAATTCCACTAACTTCGTTAAAAACGGAGCCGCTATTTTTACTTTTGTCGAAGGAACCACCACGCGCACTTTCCTGGCTCTTAATAATGGTACAGCCGGCTTTAGTGCCAGCACTGATGCAATTATTGAGATTACAGGTTACACCGGTGACTTAACTAATTTAGCTATTATTTAG